TCTGGCACAACACCGAACAATTGAGCAGATCGGGTGCAGGAGCGTCGACAATGGTGATCTCGACAAGCTCTATCATCATCAGGTTTGTCAAGGACAGATTCAATACTAACTCAAGTACGCTGTACTTGGTCCCGAGACCGGCCAATGGAACTTGCCGTGGCACAGCATGACCGTGAGACGAGacacataactgattcgcccaaacATTGCCTCACAAGGCTGCCACCAAGGAGCCGCCCAGATTGTACTCGTTCTTGGCCTCGGCGAGCGCAACAAAGACTATGCATCAGAAGATTCAGTAATCACACAAGATGAAGCAATAGCAAAAGTCACGGTTTGCATCAGAAGTTCAGAACCCCCTCGTGAATTCATCATGGCTGAAGTAGAGCAAAAAAGGCCTTGGACCCTCAACTAAACCGTGCACCTCTGAAAATTGCTTCCGCATCTCAAACAGCGCTACACCGAATTTATTTACACCATCACGCCCCTGTTCTCAACGTTTGCACTGCGCCACTGCCTGCACAGGCACCCTGTTGGCTCGTTACGGAACCGCAATCTACCGGGGAGCAAGTCGACTACCACATCCACATGGCCGGCCATGTAAGCTATACAAGTCAGAACACCGACGAGAAgtccgacgacgacgaggacgacgagcCCGACTCTGGAGGCGGCGGTGCCGGCGACTGGTGGAGCTTCTTGAAGTAGTCCCTCACGTCGAAGCCCTCGCCGTCGGCTGCGTTGTCCTCCGCTGGCGGCGGGATGTAGGGCGGGTGGGTCACATCCGCGAGCATGTCCCATGCCATCCCGGCGTAGAACGGCTGCACCCGGATCTTGTCAGTGCCGCCGGCGTACCCGAGCCGCCTCGCGGGATCCCGCTGCAGCAGCTGCGAGATGAGGTCGGTCAGCTCCGGCATCCGGCGCTGGGTGTCGCCCGGGAACTCGACCTCCCTGTGCAGCACATTCCAGAACGTCTCCTTGCAGTTCTTGCCCTTGAACGGCGTGCGGCCGAACACCATCTTGTAGACGAGCACGCCCACAGGTCTTCCTACCGCGCGCGGCGG
This portion of the Triticum dicoccoides isolate Atlit2015 ecotype Zavitan chromosome 7A, WEW_v2.0, whole genome shotgun sequence genome encodes:
- the LOC119332676 gene encoding serine/threonine-protein kinase UCNL-like; the protein is MVFGRTPFKGKNCKETFWNVLHREVEFPGDTQRRMPELTDLISQLLQRDPARRLGYAGGTDKIRVQPFYAGMAWDMLADVTHPPYIPPPAEDNAADGEGFDVRDYFKKLHQSPAPPPPESGSSSSSSSDFSSVF